One window of the Thermodesulfobacteriota bacterium genome contains the following:
- a CDS encoding 4Fe-4S binding protein, producing MKIIVDPKKCRGAGACAQACPEKAITLTDGVARIDEKKCDLDGICIAACPHEALSLFEDEA from the coding sequence GTGAAGATCATCGTGGACCCGAAGAAATGCCGCGGGGCGGGGGCCTGTGCCCAGGCCTGCCCCGAGAAGGCCATCACCCTGACGGACGGGGTGGCCCGGATCGACGAGAAGAAGTGCGACCTCGACGGGATCTGCATCGCCGCGTGTCCCCACGAGGCGCTGTCTCTTTTCGAGGACGAAGCATAG
- a CDS encoding tautomerase family protein, translating into MPIVNIDWLEGRTVEQKRVISRRVTDVIVEVSGCAPEAVTVIFTDHPRHDIAKAGKLLSD; encoded by the coding sequence ATGCCCATCGTGAACATCGACTGGCTGGAAGGACGCACCGTAGAGCAGAAGCGGGTCATTTCGCGGAGGGTGACCGATGTGATCGTGGAGGTCTCGGGCTGCGCCCCCGAGGCGGTCACCGTGATCTTCACCGACCATCCCCGCCACGACATCGCCAAGGCGGGCAAGCTGCTCTCGGACTGA